One segment of Aggregicoccus sp. 17bor-14 DNA contains the following:
- the ribE gene encoding 6,7-dimethyl-8-ribityllumazine synthase: protein MPRFIEGNFLPPQGRFAICVARFNGFITEALVQGAVDTLVRHGVADDAIDVYRVPGTYELPGLTRRVSEMNRYAGIITLGAVIRGGTPHFDYVAGECAKGIGQVAFTSSASVTFGVLTCDTVEQAIDRAGVKAGNKGAEAALACIEMVNLHAQLAKLDGKKG from the coding sequence ATGCCCCGCTTCATCGAAGGAAACTTCCTGCCCCCGCAGGGCCGCTTTGCCATCTGCGTGGCCCGCTTCAACGGCTTCATCACCGAGGCCCTGGTGCAGGGCGCGGTGGACACCCTGGTGCGCCACGGCGTGGCGGACGACGCCATCGACGTGTACCGCGTGCCCGGCACCTACGAGCTGCCCGGCCTCACCCGCCGCGTCTCGGAGATGAACCGCTACGCGGGCATCATCACGCTCGGCGCGGTCATCCGCGGCGGCACCCCCCACTTCGACTACGTGGCGGGCGAGTGCGCGAAGGGCATCGGCCAGGTGGCCTTCACCTCCAGCGCCTCGGTCACCTTCGGCGTGCTCACCTGCGACACGGTGGAGCAGGCGATCGACCGGGCGGGCGTCAAGGCGGGCAACAAGGGCGCCGAGGCCGCGCTCGCCTGCATCGAGATGGTGAACCTGCACGCCCAGCTCGCGAAGCTGGACGGGAAGAAGGGGTAG
- a CDS encoding riboflavin synthase, with translation MFTGLIQDVGTLEQVLPGGMTDLWIRTRLGAATFTLGESIAVDGACLTVVERAGDRFRVQAAPETLRRTTLGSLRPGARVNLERALALGDRLGGHLVAGHVDAVSEVLETRAEGGSWVMRFALSSELAPFFVEKGSVAIDGISLTVNSVGRDSFSVQLIPETQERTGLQAKGVGARVNLEADLIGKYVARLFSLRQEPRLAGNGSGQQGLSEDVLRAAGFGSKGGS, from the coding sequence ATGTTCACCGGGCTCATCCAGGACGTCGGTACCCTCGAGCAGGTCCTCCCGGGCGGGATGACGGACCTGTGGATCCGCACCCGCCTCGGCGCGGCCACCTTCACGCTGGGCGAGTCCATCGCGGTGGATGGCGCCTGCCTCACGGTGGTGGAGCGCGCGGGCGACCGCTTCCGCGTGCAGGCGGCGCCCGAGACGCTGCGGCGCACCACGCTGGGCTCCTTGCGCCCGGGCGCGCGGGTGAACCTGGAGCGGGCACTCGCGCTCGGAGACCGGCTGGGCGGCCACCTCGTCGCGGGCCACGTGGACGCGGTCTCCGAGGTGCTGGAGACGCGCGCCGAGGGCGGCTCCTGGGTGATGCGCTTCGCGCTCTCCTCCGAGCTCGCGCCCTTCTTCGTGGAGAAGGGCAGCGTGGCCATCGACGGCATCAGCCTCACGGTGAACAGCGTGGGGCGGGACTCCTTCAGCGTGCAGCTCATCCCGGAGACGCAGGAGCGCACGGGGCTGCAGGCCAAGGGCGTGGGGGCCCGGGTGAACCTCGAGGCGGACCTCATCGGCAAGTACGTGGCGCGGCTGTTCAGCCTGCGCCAGGAGCCCCGTCTCGCCGGGAACGGCAGCGGGCAGCAGGGCCTGAGCGAGGACGTGCTGCGCGCAGCCGGCTTCGGCTCGAAGGGCGGGAGCTAG
- the ribB gene encoding 3,4-dihydroxy-2-butanone-4-phosphate synthase gives MAHGSSSSIHLVEAALAEIRKGRMVILTDDEDRENEGDLVMAAEKVTPEAINFMATHGRGLICLSLTEDRIRQLNLPLMVQDNNSPYQTAFTVSIEAATGVTTGISAADRARTIQVAVAPNAKPGDLVRPGHIFPLRARQGGVLVRTGQTEGSVDLSRLAGLKPAGVICEIMNADGTMSRRPDLVKFARKHKLVLLSVADIIRYRLERERLVHRIGEVPFQRRTGGDFTAYAYGSEVDPAVHVALVKGDVAGKAPVLTRVHRACLAGDLLGSAGCECGYQLEQAFQRIREEGRGVVVYLQREASGKGKLQCTHVSNEEAVPGHADQTRLREFGVGAQILKDLGLSRLKLLTNNPKKIVGLESYALEVVEQIPLSESHAPAAPARAARSPRRRPQPARQKSRQNSPKT, from the coding sequence ATGGCGCACGGCAGCAGCAGCAGCATCCACCTCGTGGAGGCGGCGCTCGCGGAGATCCGCAAGGGCCGCATGGTCATCCTCACGGACGACGAGGACCGCGAGAACGAGGGCGACCTGGTGATGGCGGCGGAGAAGGTGACGCCCGAGGCCATCAACTTCATGGCCACCCACGGCCGCGGCCTCATCTGCCTCTCGCTCACCGAGGACCGCATCCGCCAGCTCAACCTGCCCCTGATGGTGCAGGACAACAACAGCCCCTACCAGACGGCCTTTACCGTCTCCATCGAGGCGGCCACGGGCGTCACCACCGGCATCAGCGCGGCGGACCGCGCGCGCACCATCCAGGTGGCGGTGGCGCCCAACGCGAAGCCCGGCGACCTCGTGCGCCCCGGCCACATCTTCCCCCTGCGCGCGCGCCAGGGCGGGGTGCTCGTGCGCACCGGGCAGACCGAGGGCAGCGTGGACCTCTCGCGGCTCGCGGGGCTCAAGCCCGCCGGCGTCATCTGCGAGATCATGAACGCGGACGGCACCATGTCGCGCCGGCCGGACCTGGTGAAGTTCGCGCGCAAGCACAAGCTGGTGCTGCTCTCGGTGGCGGACATCATCCGCTACCGCCTCGAGCGCGAGCGGCTGGTGCACCGCATCGGCGAGGTGCCCTTCCAGCGGCGCACGGGCGGTGACTTCACCGCCTACGCCTACGGCAGTGAAGTCGACCCGGCCGTCCACGTGGCCCTGGTGAAGGGGGACGTGGCGGGCAAGGCCCCGGTGCTCACGCGCGTGCACCGCGCCTGCCTCGCAGGAGATCTGCTGGGCAGCGCGGGCTGCGAGTGCGGCTACCAGCTCGAGCAGGCCTTCCAGCGCATCCGCGAGGAGGGGCGCGGCGTCGTCGTGTACCTGCAGCGCGAGGCGAGCGGGAAGGGGAAGCTGCAGTGCACCCACGTCTCCAATGAGGAGGCGGTGCCCGGCCACGCGGACCAGACGCGCCTGCGCGAGTTCGGCGTGGGGGCGCAGATCCTCAAAGACCTGGGCCTCAGCCGCCTCAAGCTGCTCACCAACAACCCGAAGAAGATCGTCGGCCTGGAGAGCTACGCGCTCGAGGTGGTGGAGCAGATCCCCCTGAGCGAGTCGCACGCCCCCGCGGCCCCCGCGCGCGCAGCCCGCAGCCCCCGGCGCCGCCCGCAGCCTGCGCGCCAGAAGTCCCGCCAGAACTCACCGAAGACTTAA
- a CDS encoding chemotaxis protein CheA, which translates to MSSGSSGSKALAEFVAEATETLDGLGRELLALDERRGQEPDPAALNAVFRAAHSLKGLAAMFQQDRVTRLAHRAEDVLDRLRLGRLSLSDAVLDALIESVDVFQALLAEASRGEESPELGRRAEAVAQRLGGVGEAVAQAGADPLDRLPLEPSVRAVFTEYEEHRLRENVRRGVPLWRVRAAFDLADFDTGLAELNARLKPLGEVISTLPSAEPGGGTGIAFDLLVGVKAPEAELRAALEGTPAELTALPVREEPQAPPALHRVPEPAPGPGPEDGAGRVEPEGSLRSLTQTVRVDIRRLDGLMNTVGELLLIKANLQRLAESARQEGGAVLSKLWGQELQRESRQLERKLDALQSGLLEARMVPLGQVFDKLARLVRRIAREAGKELELALSGGEVELDKLIVEELSDPLMHIIRNAIDHGVEAPEARARAGKPRRAVLSLSASQKGNHVVIEVGDDGAGLNELRIREVALSRGLITPAQAAEMSRRELLNLIFLPGFSTARSVSELSGRGVGLDVVKNNISNLSGIIDVWSEPGRGTVFTLTLPVTLAIIRALVVGVSGRTYAVPLNSVLEILSVQPADIHTVERREVLDVRGQTLPFTRLSRLFALPERGGPGGRQFAVVVGLAQERMGLAVDELYGQQDIVVKPLGARLQSVRGISGATDLGNRRTVLVLDVAGLMEEGMAGERKRA; encoded by the coding sequence GTGAGCTCGGGCTCTTCCGGCAGCAAGGCGCTCGCGGAGTTCGTCGCCGAGGCCACCGAGACGCTGGACGGCCTGGGCCGCGAGCTGCTCGCCCTGGACGAGCGCCGCGGCCAGGAGCCGGACCCCGCTGCGCTCAACGCAGTGTTTCGTGCCGCACACTCCCTCAAGGGGCTCGCGGCGATGTTCCAGCAGGACCGGGTGACGCGGCTCGCGCACCGGGCCGAGGACGTGCTGGACCGGCTGCGGCTCGGGCGGCTCTCGCTGAGCGACGCGGTGCTGGACGCGCTCATCGAGTCGGTGGACGTGTTCCAGGCGCTGCTCGCCGAGGCCTCCCGCGGCGAGGAGAGCCCGGAGCTGGGCCGGCGCGCGGAGGCGGTGGCGCAGCGGCTCGGCGGGGTGGGGGAGGCCGTGGCGCAGGCGGGCGCGGACCCGCTGGATCGCCTGCCGCTCGAGCCCTCCGTGCGCGCCGTCTTCACCGAGTACGAGGAGCACCGGCTGCGCGAGAACGTGCGGCGCGGCGTGCCGCTGTGGCGCGTGCGCGCGGCCTTCGACCTCGCGGACTTCGACACGGGGCTCGCCGAGCTCAATGCGCGCCTCAAGCCGCTCGGTGAGGTCATCAGCACGCTGCCCTCCGCGGAGCCCGGCGGCGGCACGGGCATCGCCTTCGACCTGCTGGTGGGCGTGAAGGCGCCCGAGGCGGAGCTGCGCGCCGCGCTCGAGGGCACCCCGGCCGAGCTCACCGCGCTGCCCGTGCGCGAGGAGCCGCAGGCCCCGCCCGCGCTGCACCGGGTGCCGGAGCCCGCGCCCGGGCCCGGCCCGGAGGACGGCGCCGGGAGGGTCGAGCCGGAGGGCTCGCTGCGCTCGCTCACCCAGACGGTGCGCGTGGACATCCGCCGGCTGGACGGGCTGATGAACACCGTGGGCGAGCTGCTGCTCATCAAGGCGAACCTGCAGCGGCTCGCGGAGAGCGCGCGGCAGGAGGGCGGCGCGGTGCTCTCGAAGCTGTGGGGCCAGGAGCTGCAGCGCGAGAGCCGGCAGCTGGAGCGCAAGCTGGACGCGCTGCAGTCGGGGCTGCTCGAAGCGCGCATGGTCCCGCTCGGCCAGGTCTTCGACAAGCTCGCGCGCCTGGTGCGGCGCATCGCGCGCGAGGCGGGCAAGGAGCTGGAGCTCGCGCTGAGCGGCGGCGAGGTGGAGCTGGACAAGCTCATCGTCGAGGAGCTCAGCGACCCGCTGATGCACATCATCCGCAACGCCATCGACCACGGCGTGGAGGCGCCCGAGGCGCGCGCGCGCGCCGGGAAGCCGCGGCGCGCGGTGCTCAGCCTCTCGGCGAGCCAGAAGGGCAACCACGTGGTCATCGAGGTGGGGGACGACGGCGCGGGGCTCAACGAGCTGCGCATCCGCGAGGTGGCCCTCAGCCGCGGCCTCATCACCCCCGCCCAGGCCGCCGAGATGAGCCGCCGGGAGCTGCTCAACCTCATCTTCCTGCCCGGCTTCTCCACCGCGCGCAGCGTCTCGGAGCTCTCCGGGCGCGGCGTGGGCCTGGACGTGGTGAAGAACAACATCAGCAACCTGTCCGGCATCATCGACGTGTGGAGCGAGCCGGGCCGGGGCACCGTGTTCACCCTCACGCTGCCCGTCACGCTCGCCATCATCCGTGCGCTGGTGGTGGGGGTGAGCGGGCGCACCTACGCGGTGCCGCTCAACAGCGTGCTGGAGATCCTCTCGGTGCAGCCCGCGGACATCCACACCGTGGAGCGGCGCGAGGTGCTGGACGTGCGCGGCCAGACGCTGCCCTTCACCCGGCTCTCGCGCCTCTTCGCCCTCCCCGAGCGCGGGGGGCCCGGCGGCCGCCAGTTCGCCGTGGTGGTGGGGCTCGCGCAGGAGCGCATGGGGCTCGCGGTGGACGAGCTGTACGGCCAGCAGGACATCGTGGTGAAGCCGCTGGGCGCCCGCCTGCAGTCCGTGCGGGGCATCTCGGGGGCCACCGACCTGGGCAACCGGCGCACCGTGCTGGTGCTGGACGTGGCAGGCCTGATGGAGGAGGGGATGGCGGGCGAGCGCAAGCGGGCGTAG
- a CDS encoding response regulator, with product MRFKVLIVEDSKASREFIAATVESIDGLEAVQTASGFEALKILPRHRFELIITDINMPDINGLELINFVKKNPNYRDVPLFVITTEGREQDRERGLALGAAEYLVKPFSPESLEALVRRYLRLT from the coding sequence ATGCGCTTCAAGGTCCTGATCGTCGAGGATTCGAAGGCTTCGCGCGAGTTCATCGCCGCGACGGTCGAGTCGATCGACGGCCTCGAGGCGGTGCAGACGGCGAGCGGCTTCGAGGCGCTGAAGATCCTCCCGCGCCACCGCTTCGAGCTCATCATCACGGACATCAACATGCCCGACATCAACGGGCTGGAGCTCATCAACTTCGTCAAGAAGAACCCCAACTACCGGGACGTGCCCCTCTTCGTCATCACCACCGAGGGGCGCGAGCAGGACCGCGAGCGCGGGCTCGCGCTGGGGGCGGCCGAGTACCTGGTGAAGCCCTTCTCGCCCGAGAGCCTCGAGGCGCTCGTGCGCCGCTACCTGCGGCTGACGTGA
- the nusB gene encoding transcription antitermination factor NusB, translating into MGARRTGRERALQALYQLEMTPGTPAEALASAWASEGAEAAQAAAEGKPDPEAQRFAQELVSGVVQNRTEIDRLIEEHSHNWRLDRMSRIDRNVLRLGIFELKYRPDIPKKVSLNEAVELGKNFGTEESSAFVNGLLDRIAVALGKK; encoded by the coding sequence ATGGGCGCACGGCGGACCGGACGCGAGCGCGCGCTGCAGGCGCTCTACCAGCTGGAGATGACCCCGGGCACCCCGGCCGAGGCGCTCGCGAGCGCCTGGGCCTCGGAGGGGGCGGAGGCGGCGCAGGCGGCCGCCGAGGGCAAGCCGGACCCCGAGGCGCAGCGCTTCGCGCAGGAGCTCGTCTCCGGCGTGGTGCAGAACCGCACGGAAATCGACCGGCTCATCGAGGAGCACAGCCACAACTGGCGCCTGGACCGCATGAGCCGCATCGACCGCAACGTGCTGCGCCTGGGCATCTTCGAGCTCAAGTACCGCCCGGACATCCCCAAGAAGGTCTCGCTCAACGAGGCCGTCGAGCTGGGCAAGAACTTCGGCACCGAGGAGTCCAGCGCCTTCGTCAACGGCCTGCTGGATCGCATCGCGGTGGCGCTGGGCAAGAAGTAG
- a CDS encoding M17 family peptidase N-terminal domain-containing protein, producing MAMTAHDIGLEGLDALTGVDALLLFVGEDERPLQGSAGYVDWRLNGQLSRLLQAGFFTGSAGDSLLLPADRRLPVGRIFVAGLGRREALDAAGLSGVLREAARVLQKAGAQSVALELPGTGKLEDGVRADALKREFLPTFSGKRVALLADKALARLLPVDPRS from the coding sequence ATGGCCATGACGGCGCACGACATCGGGCTGGAGGGGCTGGACGCGCTCACGGGCGTGGACGCGCTGCTGCTCTTCGTGGGCGAGGACGAGCGCCCCCTGCAGGGCAGCGCGGGCTACGTGGACTGGCGCCTCAACGGCCAGCTCTCGCGCCTCTTGCAGGCGGGCTTCTTCACCGGCAGCGCCGGCGACAGCCTGCTCCTGCCCGCGGACAGGCGCCTGCCGGTGGGGCGCATCTTCGTGGCGGGCCTGGGGCGGCGCGAGGCGCTGGATGCCGCAGGGCTCTCGGGCGTGCTGCGCGAGGCGGCGCGGGTGCTGCAGAAGGCGGGCGCGCAGTCGGTGGCCCTGGAGCTGCCGGGTACCGGAAAGCTCGAGGACGGGGTGCGCGCGGACGCCCTGAAGCGGGAATTCCTGCCCACCTTCTCGGGCAAGCGGGTGGCCCTGCTCGCCGACAAGGCACTCGCCCGGCTCCTCCCGGTGGACCCCCGCTCCTGA